GGTCGAGAAAATTGTACGTCAGGTTGAGGAGATCGATGCCGCGCGCGTAGGTCGAGTACGTATGAAAGATCGTTCCGTCCTCGCCCTTGTAGAACACGCTCACGCCCTCGCGCTCCGACCCCACCGGACCGCGCCGGTAGTTGTAATACCCGGACTTCGCCTTCACGTCGTTAGCCGTGAACGACACGAAATAATCGTAGTTGAAGTCGGTTCCGTTGGATGACAGCCATTTGAACTGCCATCCCATGCGCCGTCTGAACGCGTCGAGCTGCTCGCGCGTCGCCCGCGAGATCGCGACGAACGTCGTGTCACGCTGATGCAGATGCTCGCCGTGGATCGCCAGCACGTCGAAGCTGTCCGCCCAGAACGAGCAGTGCGGACACCCTTCCTTCGCCTCCGGCGCGAACATGAAGTGATAGACGATGAGCTGACGTCGGCCCTCGAACAGATCGCCGAGCGTCTCCTTGCCGTTAGGCCCGTCGAAGAGATACGTCTTGTCGACGCGTTCCCACGGTAGCGCGCGCCGGTCGCGCGCGATCGCGTCCCGGGCTTCCGAGAACGCCTTTTCCTTCTCCAGTAGCCCGATGCGCGCGGCGAGCCATTGCTCGTGTGAGACGACAGGGTGATTCGTGATCGGACCGCTATCGTAGTTGGCCACGGCCGTCCTCCTCTTCCTCTGCGTTCGGTCTCCCAGTATATTCAACCAATCGGTTGAACACAAGCTGCCCTTATGCCACTGGACGGCAACGCCAGCCTCGACCACGTCTACGGCGCCATCGCGGACCCCACGCGACGCGCCATCCTGAGTCTCCTCGCCCGCGGTGACGTCACCGTCGGC
The Gemmatimonadaceae bacterium genome window above contains:
- a CDS encoding thioredoxin family protein, giving the protein MANYDSGPITNHPVVSHEQWLAARIGLLEKEKAFSEARDAIARDRRALPWERVDKTYLFDGPNGKETLGDLFEGRRQLIVYHFMFAPEAKEGCPHCSFWADSFDVLAIHGEHLHQRDTTFVAISRATREQLDAFRRRMGWQFKWLSSNGTDFNYDYFVSFTANDVKAKSGYYNYRRGPVGSEREGVSVFYKGEDGTIFHTYSTYARGIDLLNLTYNFLDLTPEGRDEEHLDDPQAWVRHHDRYELAVATAK